From Leptotrichia wadei, one genomic window encodes:
- a CDS encoding KpsF/GutQ family sugar-phosphate isomerase, giving the protein MEIDIIKEARNVFDIEIAELEKLKSKLGDTFQKLVQMILELKNNNKVIITGIGKSGIIGKKIAATFASTGTTAVFINAAEALHGDLGMVSNGDVVIAISNSGNSDEVLSILAPIRKIGGKIVAFTGNPNSTLGKYAELTVNVGVEKEACPLGQAPMSSTTATLVTGDALAACLMKLKDFTENDFAKYHPGGSLGKRLLLHVSDLMHIGDELPVVKKDEKIENVLMVLTKKKLGAVCISDTGLENGKLLGIITEGDIRRALKHKDKFFDYVASDIMISAPVTIEKNAMALDALHLMENRKSQINVLPVVENGNIVGLIRIHDLIGLR; this is encoded by the coding sequence ATGGAAATAGATATTATAAAAGAAGCTAGAAATGTATTTGATATTGAAATTGCAGAACTTGAAAAATTGAAAAGTAAATTGGGAGATACTTTTCAAAAATTAGTTCAGATGATTTTAGAATTAAAAAATAATAATAAAGTTATTATTACAGGAATTGGAAAATCTGGAATAATTGGGAAAAAAATTGCGGCGACATTCGCTTCGACTGGAACAACTGCAGTATTTATAAATGCGGCAGAAGCGCTTCACGGCGATTTGGGAATGGTCAGTAATGGAGATGTGGTAATTGCCATTTCAAATAGCGGAAATTCTGATGAAGTATTGAGCATTTTAGCGCCGATAAGAAAAATTGGCGGAAAGATTGTCGCATTTACTGGAAATCCTAATTCTACATTGGGAAAATATGCAGAACTTACGGTTAATGTTGGAGTTGAAAAGGAGGCATGTCCACTAGGGCAAGCTCCGATGAGTTCAACTACGGCGACACTTGTAACAGGAGACGCTCTTGCTGCTTGTCTTATGAAATTAAAAGACTTTACTGAAAATGACTTTGCAAAATATCATCCGGGTGGAAGTCTTGGGAAGCGCTTGCTGCTACATGTTTCAGATTTAATGCATATTGGAGATGAACTGCCAGTTGTGAAAAAAGATGAAAAAATTGAAAATGTATTAATGGTGCTTACAAAGAAAAAACTAGGAGCTGTGTGTATTTCTGATACAGGTCTTGAAAATGGGAAGTTGCTTGGAATTATAACAGAAGGAGATATTCGGCGAGCCTTGAAGCATAAGGACAAATTTTTTGATTATGTGGCTTCTGATATTATGATTTCTGCTCCAGTAACGATTGAAAAGAATGCGATGGCTCTTGATGCACTTCATCTGATGGAAAATAGAAAAAGTCAGATTAATGTGCTTCCAGTTGTGGAAAATGGGAATATTGTGGGGCTTATAAGAATTCACGATTTAATAGGATTGAGATAA
- a CDS encoding DUF1871 domain-containing protein yields the protein MYKIKKLENNIKEIIDFWDPIKLLSFAPQDEYDFEIKQIKNKMLINKDIKTDELTLVIQTVFKNAFGEDVYYSDENIEFDIAKKILKKCI from the coding sequence ATGTATAAAATAAAAAAACTTGAAAATAATATAAAAGAGATTATTGATTTTTGGGATCCAATCAAGTTATTGTCTTTTGCTCCACAGGATGAATACGATTTTGAAATTAAGCAAATTAAGAATAAAATGCTTATAAATAAAGATATTAAAACTGACGAATTGACTCTTGTGATACAGACTGTATTTAAAAATGCTTTTGGAGAAGATGTATATTATTCTGATGAAAATATAGAGTTTGATATTGCAAAGAAAATTTTGAAGAAATGTATTTAA
- the rlmB gene encoding 23S rRNA (guanosine(2251)-2'-O)-methyltransferase RlmB, which translates to MEKIIGINPVIEVLKSDKNIEKLEVYKKIKKETIKEILNLASKRNIKIFYTDRRTENSQGVVVLVSEFDYYVDFTAFLEKLLKKEKSIVVVLDQVQDPRNFGAIIRSAECFGVDGIIIQDRNSVKVTETVVKSSTGAIEHVDIVKVTNISDTIDKLKKYGYTVYGAEADGQNYYYEENYPEKTCLVLGSEGNGMRKKVKEHCDKIVKIHLKGQINSLNVSVAGGIILSEISK; encoded by the coding sequence ATGGAAAAAATAATAGGAATAAATCCAGTAATAGAAGTATTGAAATCTGATAAGAATATTGAGAAACTGGAAGTTTATAAAAAAATAAAGAAAGAAACAATAAAAGAAATATTGAATTTGGCGAGCAAAAGAAATATAAAGATTTTTTATACTGACAGACGGACTGAAAATTCCCAAGGAGTTGTGGTACTTGTTTCGGAATTTGATTATTATGTGGATTTTACTGCATTTCTAGAAAAACTTTTGAAAAAGGAAAAATCTATAGTTGTTGTACTGGATCAGGTTCAGGATCCGAGAAACTTTGGAGCAATTATAAGAAGTGCGGAGTGCTTTGGAGTGGATGGGATTATTATTCAGGACAGAAATAGCGTAAAAGTTACAGAAACCGTTGTAAAATCATCGACAGGAGCGATTGAGCATGTAGATATTGTAAAAGTTACAAATATTTCTGATACGATTGATAAATTAAAAAAATACGGATATACAGTTTACGGTGCAGAAGCTGATGGGCAAAATTATTATTATGAAGAAAATTATCCAGAAAAAACGTGCCTTGTGCTTGGAAGCGAAGGAAATGGTATGAGAAAAAAAGTGAAGGAACATTGCGACAAAATTGTAAAAATACACTTGAAGGGGCAAATAAACTCGCTGAATGTATCTGTAGCTGGAGGAATAATATTGTCGGAGATATCGAAATAA
- a CDS encoding type B 50S ribosomal protein L31, whose translation MKKDLHPSYGFVVFEDTSNGEKFLGKSTKTSKETTTFEGQEYPVIKVATSSTSHPFYTGKSKFVDETGRVDKFKKKYNL comes from the coding sequence ATGAAAAAAGATTTACATCCATCATACGGATTTGTAGTATTTGAAGATACAAGTAACGGAGAAAAATTTTTAGGAAAATCAACTAAAACTTCTAAAGAAACAACAACTTTTGAAGGGCAAGAATATCCGGTAATAAAAGTTGCAACAAGTTCAACTTCTCACCCATTCTATACTGGAAAATCTAAATTTGTTGATGAAACTGGAAGAGTTGATAAATTTAAGAAAAAATACAACTTATAA